One region of Quercus lobata isolate SW786 chromosome 2, ValleyOak3.0 Primary Assembly, whole genome shotgun sequence genomic DNA includes:
- the LOC115975602 gene encoding glutathione hydrolase 3 gives MEAPLLSNDVLAKDNNKNKIWRRSLWFLVAFIAITIVGLIVSGSDLSSWALRGGSKYDTKIGADNTDIVQSEHGVVAADDGRCSEIGASMLRQGGHAVDAAVATALCVGVVNPMASGIGGGAFMMVRSSSTSQTQAFDMRETAPLAASENMYENNPMSKVVGALAMGVPGEIAGLHEAWLKYGRLAWRTLFQPAIKLAKDGFVIKPYLGNYITRYAKIIMNDPGLSQVFAPNGKVLEAGDTCYNVELSRSLEAVAEEGPQALYNGTVGEKLVKDVREAGGILTMEDLRNYTVEVTDAMAVNVMGYTILGMPPPSSGTLGLSLVLNIFESYGNSNAAKGDLGLHRLVEALKHMFAVRMNLGDPNFVDISNYTSDMLSPSFAKQIQQKILDNTTFPPEYYMSRWSQLRDNGTSHFCIVDADRNAVSMTTTVNYPFGALVLSPSTGIVLNNEMDDFSTPTEISPDKLPPAPSNFIKPNKRPLSSMTPIIVTKDDELAGVVGGSGGMNIVPAVLQVFLNHFILGMEPLAAVENPRVYHKLIPNVVCYENWTVIDGYHIELSDERKIFLKERGHQLKALAGGAIVQLVVQTFQNHIYMGRKSGKYSNANLFHGTLTAVSDPRKDGRPAAV, from the exons ATGGAAGCTCCACTTCTGAGCAATGATGTGTTGGCCAAGGACAACAACAAGAACAAGATTTGGAGGAGATCTCTGTGGTTCCTTGTTGCATTTATAGCCATTACAA TTGTAGGCCTTATAGTCAGTGGCAGTGACTTAAGTTCCTGGGCACTAAGAGGAGGAAGCAAGTATGATACAAAAATTGGAGCTGATAATACTGATATTGTTCAGTCAGAACATGGTGTTGTTGCTGCCGATGATGGACGTTGTTCTGAAATTGGCGCATCCATGCTTAGGCAGGGAGGGCATGCTGTTGATGCTGCAGTGGCAACCGCATTGTGTGTCGGTGTTGTTAATCCTATGGCAAGTGGGATTGGAGGTGGAGCCTTCATGATGGTCAGGTCCTCCTCAACCTCACAAACCCAAGCTTTTGACATGAGGGAAACTGCTCCGTTAGCAGCTTCAGAG AATATGTATGAGAACAATCCCATGTCCAAAGTTGTTGGTGCACTTGCAATGGGAGTTCCTGGAGAGATAGCTGGCCTTCATGAAGCTTGGTTGAAATATGGCCGTTTGGCTTGGAGAACTTTATTCCAACCTGCCATAAAACTTGCTAAAGATGGATTTGTGATCAAACCTTATCTTGGAAATTACATTACTAGGTATGCAAAGATAATCATGAACGACCCAGGTTTAAGCCAAGTATTTGCGCcaaatgggaaggtgttagaagCAGGTGATACATGCTACAATGTGGAACTCAGTCGCAGCTTAGAGGCAGTGGCAGAGGAGGGGCCACAAGCTTTATACAATGGGACTGTTGGTGAGAAGTTAGTGAAGGATGTGAGAGAGGCAGGTGGAATTTTGACAATGGAGGATTTAAGGAATTATACGGTGGAGGTGACAGATGCAATGGCTGTGAATGTGATGGGCTACACTATACTTGGAATGCCACCTCCTTCAAGTGGAACACTCGGCCTTTCTCTG GTTTTAAACATCTTTGAAAGCTATGGAAATTCCAATGCTGCAAAGGGAGATCTTGGTCTACATCGCCTGGTTGAAGCACTGAAACACATGTTTGCTGTTCGAATGAACTTGGGTGACCCTAACTTTGTTGACATAAGTAACTATACATCTGACATGCTCTCCCCATCTTTTGCGAAGCAAATTCAGCAAAAGATACTTGACAACACCACTTTCCCCCCAGAATACTATATGAGCAG GTGGAGTCAGCTTAGAGATAATGGAACCAGTCATTTCTGCATTGTAGATGCAGATAGAAATGCTGTATCAATGACCACTACTGTAAATTATCCTTTTGGAGCATTGGTTCTCTCTCCTTCTACTGGGATTGTGCTGAATAATGAGATGGATGACTTCTCTACACCCACAGAAATTTCGCCTGACAAACTCCCTCCTGCTCcttcaaattttatcaaaccAAATAAGAGACCATTATCTTCAATGACTCCAATCATTGTTACCAAG GATGATGAGCTGGCAGGGGTCgttggtggtagtggtggtatGAACATAGTTCCAGCAGTACTCCAGGTTTTTCTTAACCATTTTATCTTGGGGATGGAACCATTAGCTGCAGTTGAGAATCCAAGAGTTTACCACAAG CTAATACCTAATGTGGTTTGTTATGAAAACTGGACTGTGATTGATGGCTATCACATTGAGCTTTCAGACGAAAGAAAGATTTTCTTAAAAGAGAGGGGTCATCAACTGAAGGCCCTGGCAGGAGGAGCCATCGTCCAGTTGGTTGTTCAAACCTTCCAAAACCACATTTACATGGGAAGAAAAAGTGGAAAATATTCTAATGCCAATCTTTTCCATGGTACACTCACTGCTGTTAGTGACCCTAGAAAGGATGGGAGGCCTGCAGCTGTGTAG
- the LOC115975603 gene encoding ATP-dependent 6-phosphofructokinase 3-like isoform X1, whose protein sequence is MAAADNNSNSNINSSSKPKIVTGSAGYVLEDVPHLTDYIPHLPTYSNPLQDNPAYSVVKQYFVNVDDTVAQKIVVHKNSPRGTHFRRAGPRQRMYFESDEVHACIVTCGGLCPGLNTVIREIVCGLHHMYGVKKVLGIDGGYRGFYARNTVPLTPKVVNDIHKRGGTILGTSRGGHNTSKIVDSIQDRGINQVYIIGGDGTQKGASVIFEEIRRRGLKVAVAGIPKTIDNDIPVIDKSFGFDTAVEEAQRAINAAHVESESIENGIGVVKLMGRYSGFIAMHATLASRDVDCCLIPELPFYLEGPGGLFEYIEKRLRENGHMVLVIAEGAGQDLLSESIQSLDKQDASGNKLLQDVGLWISQKIKDHFSKQNKMVINLKYIDPTYMIRAIPSNASDNVYCTLLAQSAVHGAMAGYTGFTVGPVNGRHSYIPFYRIIEKQNKVVITDRMWARLLSSTNQPSFLSAKDVIEDKKEEELSTQMVDEMEYSDDSLEKKVISYTG, encoded by the exons atggctGCAGCTGACAataatagtaatagtaatattaaCAGTAGTAGTAAGCCAAAGATCGTTACCGGTTCCGCCGGTTATGTTCTTGAAGATGTTCCTCATTTGACTGATTATATTCCTCATCTTCCT ACCTACTCGAATCCATTGCAAGACAATCCTGCATACTCAGTTGTTAA GCAGTATTTTGTCAATGTGGATGACACTGTTGCTCAAAAG ATTGTTGTTCACAAGAATAGTCCAAGAGGTACACATTTTCGACGTGCTGGACCCCGTCAACGG ATGTATTTTGAGTCAGACGAAGTTCATGCTTGTATTGTGACGTGTGGGGGTCTCTGTCCTGGCCTGAACACAGTGATCAGGGAAATAGTATGTGGCTTGCACCATATGTATGGCGTAAAGAAAGTTCTGGGGATTGAT GGAGGATACAGGGGTTTTTATGCTCGAAATACAGTTCCTTTAACTCCTAAGGTTGTGAATGATATCCATAAACGAGGTGGAACTATCCTTGGGACGTCACGAGGTGGCCATAATACCTCAAAGATAGTTGACAGCATTCAAGATCGGGGGATAAACCAG GTTTACATAATTGGAGGAGATGGAACTCAAAAAGGGGCATCTGTCATATTTGAG GAAATTAGAAGGCGTGGTCTCAAAGTTGCAGTTGCTGGAATCCCCAAAACCATCGATAATGATATTCCG GTTATTGACAAGTCCTTCGGCTTTGACACTGCTGTTGAGGAGGCTCAGCGTGCTATTAATGCAGCACATGTTGAATCTGAAAGTATTGAGAATGGTATTGGGGTTGTGAAGCTAATGGGTCGCTACAGTG GGTTCATTGCAATGCATGCTACTCTTGCCAGCCGAGACGTGGATTGTTGTTTGATTCCTGAGTTACCCTTTTATCTTGAAGGCCCAGGTGGGCTTTTTGAATATATAGAGAAACGGCTCAGAGAAAATGGGCATATGGTTCTTGTCATAGCTGAAGGCGCTGGTCAGGATCTGCTTTCTGAGAGCATCCAATCCCTGGATAAGCAGGATGCTTCTGGAAACAAGCTTCTCCAAGATGTCGGGCTTTGGATATCGCAGAAAATTAAG GAtcatttttccaaacaaaataaGATGGTCATAAACCTCAAATATATAG ATCCTACTTATATGATCAGAGCTATTCCAAGCAATGCCTCAGACAATGTATATTGCACACTTCTTGCTCAAAGTGCTGTTCATGGGGCAATGGCAGGCTATACAGGATTCACGGTTGGGCCTGTCAATGGAAGACATTCTTACATACCCTTCTAT CGGATTATTGAGAAGCAGAACAAGGTTGTGATAACTGATAGAATGTGGGCTAGGCTTCTGTCTTCAACAAATCAGCCGAGCTTCTTGAGTGCTAAAGATGTCATTGAAGACAAGAAAGAGGAAGAACTGTCCACCCAGATGGTTGATGAGATGGAATATTCAGATGACAGTTTGGAGAAAAAGGTCATCAGCTATACCGGTTGA
- the LOC115975603 gene encoding ATP-dependent 6-phosphofructokinase 3-like isoform X2, translated as MYFESDEVHACIVTCGGLCPGLNTVIREIVCGLHHMYGVKKVLGIDGGYRGFYARNTVPLTPKVVNDIHKRGGTILGTSRGGHNTSKIVDSIQDRGINQVYIIGGDGTQKGASVIFEEIRRRGLKVAVAGIPKTIDNDIPVIDKSFGFDTAVEEAQRAINAAHVESESIENGIGVVKLMGRYSGFIAMHATLASRDVDCCLIPELPFYLEGPGGLFEYIEKRLRENGHMVLVIAEGAGQDLLSESIQSLDKQDASGNKLLQDVGLWISQKIKDHFSKQNKMVINLKYIDPTYMIRAIPSNASDNVYCTLLAQSAVHGAMAGYTGFTVGPVNGRHSYIPFYRIIEKQNKVVITDRMWARLLSSTNQPSFLSAKDVIEDKKEEELSTQMVDEMEYSDDSLEKKVISYTG; from the exons ATGTATTTTGAGTCAGACGAAGTTCATGCTTGTATTGTGACGTGTGGGGGTCTCTGTCCTGGCCTGAACACAGTGATCAGGGAAATAGTATGTGGCTTGCACCATATGTATGGCGTAAAGAAAGTTCTGGGGATTGAT GGAGGATACAGGGGTTTTTATGCTCGAAATACAGTTCCTTTAACTCCTAAGGTTGTGAATGATATCCATAAACGAGGTGGAACTATCCTTGGGACGTCACGAGGTGGCCATAATACCTCAAAGATAGTTGACAGCATTCAAGATCGGGGGATAAACCAG GTTTACATAATTGGAGGAGATGGAACTCAAAAAGGGGCATCTGTCATATTTGAG GAAATTAGAAGGCGTGGTCTCAAAGTTGCAGTTGCTGGAATCCCCAAAACCATCGATAATGATATTCCG GTTATTGACAAGTCCTTCGGCTTTGACACTGCTGTTGAGGAGGCTCAGCGTGCTATTAATGCAGCACATGTTGAATCTGAAAGTATTGAGAATGGTATTGGGGTTGTGAAGCTAATGGGTCGCTACAGTG GGTTCATTGCAATGCATGCTACTCTTGCCAGCCGAGACGTGGATTGTTGTTTGATTCCTGAGTTACCCTTTTATCTTGAAGGCCCAGGTGGGCTTTTTGAATATATAGAGAAACGGCTCAGAGAAAATGGGCATATGGTTCTTGTCATAGCTGAAGGCGCTGGTCAGGATCTGCTTTCTGAGAGCATCCAATCCCTGGATAAGCAGGATGCTTCTGGAAACAAGCTTCTCCAAGATGTCGGGCTTTGGATATCGCAGAAAATTAAG GAtcatttttccaaacaaaataaGATGGTCATAAACCTCAAATATATAG ATCCTACTTATATGATCAGAGCTATTCCAAGCAATGCCTCAGACAATGTATATTGCACACTTCTTGCTCAAAGTGCTGTTCATGGGGCAATGGCAGGCTATACAGGATTCACGGTTGGGCCTGTCAATGGAAGACATTCTTACATACCCTTCTAT CGGATTATTGAGAAGCAGAACAAGGTTGTGATAACTGATAGAATGTGGGCTAGGCTTCTGTCTTCAACAAATCAGCCGAGCTTCTTGAGTGCTAAAGATGTCATTGAAGACAAGAAAGAGGAAGAACTGTCCACCCAGATGGTTGATGAGATGGAATATTCAGATGACAGTTTGGAGAAAAAGGTCATCAGCTATACCGGTTGA